A genomic region of Candidatus Delongbacteria bacterium contains the following coding sequences:
- the rsxC gene encoding electron transport complex subunit RsxC: MPAGLKTFSHGIHPPEAKELTASSPVRRMPFPPMLVILMGQHAGKPAVPVVSEGQRVARGQLLARADGFISAPIHAPADGTVRRIGTALDTRGQMAPAVFLEPDPASSQSLKMGRQVDVASLTAEQLRQAVQDMGMVGLGGAAFPTHVKLSPPKGKTVHTLIINGCECEPYLTSDHRVMLEYPEETIAGCRLLLKATGASKALIGIENNKPDAIAALREAASGDTDIEVQALRTKYPQGAEKMLTRALLGKDIPSGGLPADIGVVVSNVATVAEIGMLLPLGEGLIERVVTISGEGVTRPGNYLIPVGTPLNFILEHVGLESHAGQVIFGGPMMGAGVAWMETPTTKGVTGIVVLRRRASQDAERPIWPCIRCSSCVQACPIHLNPSRLGLLARKGRHEEMKEEMHLFDCFECGCCSYVCPSGIPLVQQFRMAKQMLREAAQAAPR, encoded by the coding sequence ATGCCCGCCGGTTTGAAGACCTTCAGTCACGGCATACACCCGCCGGAAGCCAAGGAGCTGACCGCAAGCAGCCCCGTGCGGCGCATGCCCTTTCCGCCGATGCTGGTGATTCTCATGGGCCAGCATGCGGGAAAACCCGCCGTGCCCGTGGTGAGCGAAGGACAGCGTGTGGCACGCGGCCAGTTGCTGGCCCGCGCCGACGGGTTCATCAGCGCCCCGATCCACGCCCCCGCCGATGGCACCGTACGCCGCATCGGCACGGCTCTGGACACTCGCGGCCAGATGGCTCCCGCTGTGTTCCTCGAGCCCGATCCCGCCAGCAGCCAGTCGCTCAAGATGGGGCGCCAGGTGGACGTGGCCAGTCTGACGGCAGAGCAATTGCGCCAGGCCGTGCAGGACATGGGCATGGTCGGACTGGGCGGAGCCGCCTTTCCGACCCACGTCAAACTGAGTCCGCCCAAGGGCAAGACCGTGCATACCCTGATCATCAATGGCTGCGAGTGCGAACCCTATCTCACGAGCGACCATCGTGTGATGCTCGAGTACCCCGAAGAGACCATCGCGGGCTGCCGCCTGTTGTTGAAGGCCACGGGTGCCAGCAAGGCCCTGATCGGCATCGAGAACAACAAGCCCGACGCCATCGCCGCGCTCAGGGAGGCGGCCAGTGGTGACACAGACATCGAGGTGCAGGCCCTGCGCACCAAGTACCCCCAGGGTGCCGAGAAAATGCTGACCCGGGCCCTGCTGGGAAAGGACATCCCCAGCGGGGGCCTGCCTGCCGACATCGGCGTGGTGGTGTCCAACGTGGCCACTGTGGCCGAGATCGGCATGCTGCTGCCCCTTGGTGAAGGCCTGATCGAGCGGGTGGTCACCATCAGCGGAGAAGGCGTGACACGCCCGGGCAACTATCTGATCCCCGTGGGGACCCCGCTGAACTTCATTCTGGAACACGTGGGCCTGGAGTCGCACGCCGGCCAGGTGATCTTCGGCGGCCCCATGATGGGTGCCGGAGTGGCCTGGATGGAAACTCCGACCACCAAGGGCGTGACCGGCATCGTGGTGCTGCGCCGTCGTGCCAGCCAGGACGCGGAACGCCCGATCTGGCCCTGCATCCGCTGCTCGTCGTGTGTGCAGGCCTGCCCGATTCACCTCAACCCGTCCCGACTGGGACTGCTGGCCCGCAAGGGCCGCCATGAAGAAATGAAGGAGGAGATGCACCTCTTCGATTGTTTCGAATGCGGTTGCTGCTCGTATGTCTGCCCCTCGGGCATTCCCCTGGTGCAGCAGTTCCGCATGGCCAAGCAGATGCTGCGCGAAGCGGCTCAGGCGGCCCCACGATGA
- a CDS encoding RnfABCDGE type electron transport complex subunit D gives MSGWLRMELRTSPHVQRGLAVDAIMRQVILALVPALALGVYSFGLSALLLVLTCSLGALATEAWVNRLRREPSSLGDGSALLTGLLLAMTLPPSFPLWMALIGTIVAVGLGKGLFGGLGHNVFNPALVGRAFLQAAFPAAITSWSNPFRPDRFLQLPESTLGLPFTRMVPDTFTGATPLSALKFDHLATPAGDLFMGQIPGSLGETGAVLILLGGLYLALRGLLDWKIPVGMLGSVALLSAVLHAVNSALPGPLFMLGAGGLMLGAVFMATDMVTSPVTPLGTWIYAVAIGGLVVVIRVWGGLPEGVMYAILLGNSLTPLLNKLTQPRIYGGGKAA, from the coding sequence ATGAGCGGCTGGCTGCGCATGGAACTGCGCACCTCGCCGCACGTGCAGCGGGGACTGGCCGTGGACGCGATCATGCGCCAGGTGATTCTGGCGCTGGTGCCCGCGCTGGCTCTGGGCGTGTACAGTTTTGGCCTCTCGGCCCTGTTGCTGGTTCTCACCTGTTCGCTGGGCGCGCTGGCCACCGAAGCCTGGGTCAACCGACTGCGTCGCGAACCCTCGAGCCTGGGCGATGGCAGTGCCCTGCTCACCGGTCTGCTGCTGGCCATGACCCTGCCGCCCTCCTTCCCGCTCTGGATGGCCCTGATCGGTACCATCGTGGCGGTCGGTCTGGGCAAGGGACTCTTCGGCGGGCTGGGACACAACGTGTTCAATCCGGCACTGGTGGGACGTGCCTTCCTGCAGGCGGCCTTTCCTGCGGCGATCACCAGCTGGAGCAACCCCTTCCGTCCCGACCGTTTCCTGCAGCTGCCTGAAAGCACCCTGGGCCTGCCCTTCACCCGGATGGTGCCCGACACCTTCACGGGTGCCACGCCCCTCTCGGCGCTGAAATTCGATCATCTGGCCACCCCCGCGGGCGACCTCTTCATGGGCCAGATTCCCGGTTCCCTCGGGGAAACCGGTGCCGTTCTGATCCTGCTGGGCGGGCTGTATCTGGCGCTGCGCGGGCTGCTGGACTGGAAGATTCCCGTGGGCATGCTGGGCAGCGTGGCCCTGCTCAGCGCCGTGCTGCATGCCGTGAATTCGGCGCTTCCCGGGCCGCTGTTCATGCTGGGCGCGGGCGGACTGATGCTGGGCGCGGTCTTCATGGCCACCGACATGGTCACCTCCCCGGTGACGCCGCTGGGCACCTGGATCTACGCGGTGGCGATCGGTGGGCTGGTGGTGGTGATCCGTGTCTGGGGTGGTCTGCCCGAAGGCGTGATGTACGCCATTCTGCTGGGCAACTCCCTGACTCCACTGCTGAACAAGCTGACCCAGCCCCGGATCTATGGCGGAGGGAAAGCCGCATGA
- a CDS encoding FMN-binding protein gives MSDSVTQAAVAAPSQNSTKMILTLGLVATISGALIVGSWQLTLEKIKANRREQLRQAVLQVLPDAHTVVTFVQDGETLVPTSGDVAPGQRRWFAGYTDEGGLAGIAIEASGMGFADLIRVIYGYDPVSETVIGYTVLESKETPGLGDRIQSDPDFLANFLGLDVTLDPSGNDLANPLQVVKKGQKKSPWQIDAITGATISSKAIGRMLLASTKGELPMLKRNLERLSQPPAAGGRP, from the coding sequence ATGAGCGACTCCGTGACACAGGCTGCTGTGGCCGCCCCCAGCCAGAACAGCACGAAGATGATTCTGACCCTGGGGCTGGTGGCCACCATCTCGGGTGCCCTGATCGTGGGCAGCTGGCAGCTGACACTTGAAAAGATCAAGGCCAACCGGCGCGAGCAGTTGCGCCAGGCCGTGCTGCAGGTGCTGCCCGACGCGCATACCGTCGTGACCTTCGTTCAGGACGGCGAGACACTGGTTCCCACAAGCGGGGATGTGGCCCCCGGCCAACGCCGCTGGTTCGCCGGGTACACGGACGAGGGCGGCCTGGCGGGCATTGCCATCGAGGCCTCGGGCATGGGCTTTGCCGACCTGATCCGCGTGATCTATGGCTACGATCCGGTCAGCGAGACCGTGATCGGCTACACGGTGCTCGAAAGCAAGGAAACCCCGGGCCTGGGCGACCGAATCCAGAGCGACCCCGATTTCCTGGCCAACTTTCTGGGACTGGATGTGACACTCGATCCGTCGGGCAATGACCTGGCCAATCCGCTGCAGGTGGTCAAGAAGGGCCAGAAGAAATCGCCCTGGCAGATCGATGCGATCACGGGGGCCACCATCAGCAGCAAGGCCATCGGGCGCATGCTGCTGGCCTCGACCAAGGGCGAACTGCCCATGCTGAAACGCAACCTTGAGCGGCTCTCGCAGCCCCCAGCCGCGGGAGGCAGGCCATGA
- a CDS encoding electron transport complex subunit E has product MSASNSEEFLKGFWKENPIFVYLLGMCPTLAVSNSVINSVSMGLATTFVLVMSSTLISMLRKVIPSQVRIAAYIMIIATFVTVVDYVIQAISLDLYKALGAFISLIVVNCIILGRAESFASRNPVWPSILDALGSGLGFTFAIFLMGMIRELLGNGSFAGIDVFGPSFEPWIVMILPGGGFFVLGALLLGVNAINTRRRRVRP; this is encoded by the coding sequence ATGAGCGCCAGCAACAGCGAGGAATTCCTCAAGGGCTTCTGGAAAGAGAACCCGATTTTCGTCTACCTGCTGGGCATGTGTCCCACGCTGGCGGTCTCCAATTCCGTGATCAACAGCGTCTCGATGGGGCTGGCCACCACCTTCGTGCTGGTGATGTCCAGCACCTTGATTTCCATGCTGCGCAAGGTCATTCCCAGCCAGGTGCGCATCGCGGCCTACATCATGATCATCGCCACCTTCGTGACCGTGGTGGACTATGTGATCCAGGCGATCAGTCTGGACCTGTACAAGGCACTGGGTGCCTTCATTTCGCTGATCGTGGTCAACTGCATCATCCTGGGGCGCGCCGAGAGTTTCGCCTCGCGCAATCCCGTCTGGCCCTCGATCCTGGACGCGTTGGGCTCCGGGCTGGGCTTCACCTTCGCGATCTTCCTGATGGGCATGATCCGGGAGCTGCTGGGCAATGGCAGTTTCGCGGGCATCGACGTGTTCGGCCCCTCCTTCGAGCCCTGGATCGTGATGATTCTGCCCGGTGGCGGTTTCTTCGTGCTGGGCGCTTTGCTGCTGGGAGTCAACGCCATCAATACTCGCCGCCGGAGGGTACGCCCATGA
- a CDS encoding RnfABCDGE type electron transport complex subunit A, whose translation MNEQSLGFIFLSAAIINNFVLAWFLGICPFLGVSGKLETATRMGIAVTFVMLISSASAWALNLLLGALGAEYLRLISFIAVIASSVQLVEMLLKKYSPALFKALGIYLPLITTNCAILAVALFQTNREYSLVQSLVFALGAGGGFTLALVLMSGLREELELADVPSLVKGTALTLMIAGVLSLSFMGFAGLGGE comes from the coding sequence ATGAATGAGCAGAGCCTGGGCTTCATCTTTCTCTCGGCCGCCATCATCAACAACTTCGTGCTGGCCTGGTTTCTGGGCATCTGCCCCTTCCTGGGGGTGTCGGGCAAGCTCGAGACCGCCACCCGGATGGGCATCGCGGTGACCTTCGTGATGCTGATCTCCAGCGCCAGCGCCTGGGCCCTCAACCTGCTGCTGGGTGCCCTGGGGGCCGAGTACCTCCGCTTGATCTCCTTCATTGCGGTGATCGCGTCCTCGGTGCAGCTGGTGGAAATGCTGCTCAAGAAATACAGCCCGGCCCTGTTCAAGGCGCTGGGCATTTACCTGCCGCTGATCACGACCAATTGCGCGATCCTTGCGGTGGCCCTGTTCCAGACCAACCGCGAATACAGCCTGGTGCAGTCGCTGGTCTTCGCGCTGGGTGCCGGCGGTGGGTTCACCCTGGCCCTTGTGCTGATGTCCGGACTGCGGGAAGAACTGGAACTTGCCGATGTGCCAAGTCTGGTCAAGGGCACAGCCCTGACCTTGATGATTGCCGGCGTGCTGTCCCTGTCGTTCATGGGATTCGCCGGGCTGGGGGGAGAATGA
- a CDS encoding 2-oxoacid:acceptor oxidoreductase subunit alpha — protein MVEKKRITLPEHITELVSDSGEGAQKASVAFGKASALMGNGLWTVEVIPAEIQPPPHTVGATSGNRIRMGNRPMTNTGDRADCVVAFNEMALLGRMQTGMLKNDVLVLIDSLWADHPIHAKSYKEVLDEVRARGGTVVEVPFETETTKVLEDPKRGKNMFALGVWSRLYMRDLQLVKDCVTELFGKKGKKVLEPNLQLVQMGWDWGEENLPIEFEILTMEDKRPMIAMNGNTAIALGAVAAGFELCSMYPITPATSASHALADFFEDFGGFVHQAEDEIAAIGVAVGASYAGRTALTITSGPGMALKTEFQGLAVMIEVPLVIVNVQRGGPSTGLPTKIEQSDLLHALYAAPGDAPKIVLAPASIEDCFHVMITARKLAEEFRSVVIVLTDANLATGQQLFDRPQLSTESLPPPLDFSPVAPEDKDPYAWDPVTGLSKRFIPGQPGGESVVTGLNHGRKGGVTHDEESNEQGHAMRSRKLATLFSALKPPVPYGDDEGDLLLVCWGSTKGAIEEAVDRMRGQGASVSSLFLAFLSPLQPGLKAIFSRYRKVMTVELNYSDKKTDPLITPENRRYSQLATVLRAATLVDVDCWSRVPGRPLMPSEICEVIAQELAPETVSA, from the coding sequence ATGGTTGAGAAGAAGCGAATCACGCTGCCAGAACACATCACGGAACTGGTCAGTGATTCCGGCGAAGGCGCCCAGAAGGCATCGGTGGCCTTCGGCAAGGCCAGCGCGCTGATGGGAAACGGGCTCTGGACCGTGGAAGTGATTCCCGCGGAAATCCAGCCGCCACCGCACACGGTGGGTGCCACCTCGGGCAACCGGATCCGCATGGGCAATCGCCCCATGACCAACACGGGTGACCGGGCCGACTGCGTGGTGGCCTTCAACGAAATGGCCCTGCTGGGCCGCATGCAGACCGGAATGCTCAAGAACGATGTGCTTGTGCTGATCGACAGTCTCTGGGCCGACCATCCGATCCACGCCAAGTCCTACAAGGAGGTGCTCGACGAGGTGCGCGCCCGGGGCGGGACGGTGGTGGAAGTGCCCTTCGAAACGGAGACCACCAAGGTGCTCGAGGATCCCAAGCGCGGCAAGAACATGTTCGCGCTGGGGGTGTGGTCACGGCTCTACATGCGTGACCTGCAGCTGGTGAAGGATTGTGTCACCGAGCTCTTCGGCAAGAAGGGCAAGAAGGTGCTGGAACCCAATCTGCAGCTGGTGCAGATGGGCTGGGACTGGGGCGAGGAGAATCTGCCCATCGAGTTCGAGATCCTCACCATGGAAGACAAGCGGCCGATGATCGCCATGAACGGCAACACGGCGATCGCGCTGGGTGCCGTGGCCGCGGGCTTCGAACTGTGCTCGATGTATCCGATCACGCCCGCCACCAGCGCCAGCCACGCGCTGGCCGATTTCTTCGAGGACTTCGGCGGCTTCGTGCATCAGGCTGAAGACGAAATCGCCGCCATCGGTGTGGCGGTGGGCGCGTCCTACGCGGGCCGCACCGCACTGACCATCACCAGCGGCCCCGGCATGGCGCTCAAGACCGAGTTCCAGGGCCTGGCCGTGATGATCGAAGTGCCGCTGGTCATCGTCAACGTGCAGCGCGGTGGACCGTCCACGGGCCTGCCCACCAAGATCGAGCAGAGCGACCTGCTGCATGCGCTGTATGCCGCGCCCGGCGACGCCCCCAAGATCGTGCTGGCTCCGGCCAGCATCGAGGACTGCTTTCACGTGATGATCACGGCCCGCAAGCTGGCCGAAGAATTCCGCAGCGTGGTGATCGTGCTCACCGACGCCAACCTGGCCACCGGCCAGCAGCTCTTCGACCGTCCGCAACTCTCGACCGAGAGCCTGCCGCCACCGCTGGACTTCAGCCCGGTGGCCCCGGAAGACAAGGACCCGTATGCCTGGGATCCCGTCACGGGCCTCTCGAAGCGGTTCATCCCCGGCCAGCCGGGCGGTGAGTCCGTCGTCACCGGACTGAATCACGGCCGCAAGGGCGGTGTGACCCACGACGAGGAAAGCAACGAGCAGGGCCATGCCATGCGCAGCCGCAAGCTGGCCACGCTGTTCAGCGCACTCAAGCCGCCGGTGCCCTATGGCGACGACGAGGGCGACCTGCTGCTGGTCTGCTGGGGCAGCACCAAGGGCGCCATCGAGGAAGCCGTGGACCGCATGCGCGGTCAGGGCGCGTCGGTCAGCAGCCTGTTCCTGGCCTTCCTCAGTCCACTGCAGCCCGGGCTGAAGGCCATCTTCTCGCGCTACCGCAAGGTGATGACCGTGGAACTGAACTACAGCGACAAGAAGACCGACCCGCTGATCACCCCCGAGAACCGGCGTTACAGCCAGTTGGCCACTGTGTTGCGTGCCGCCACCCTGGTGGACGTCGACTGCTGGTCACGCGTGCCCGGGCGGCCCCTGATGCCCAGTGAGATCTGCGAGGTGATCGCGCAGGAACTGGCCCCTGAAACCGTTTCGGCCTGA